The following proteins are co-located in the Micromonospora viridifaciens genome:
- the pyrR gene encoding bifunctional pyr operon transcriptional regulator/uracil phosphoribosyltransferase PyrR, whose protein sequence is MAYPPAAQSPPSRQPSVKVILAAADVSRVVDRIAHQILEKTQGAADSVLLGIPTRGVPLARRLAARISTFEDVTVPVGVLDITLYRDDLRRQATRAVGPTELPSGGIDGRRVILVDDVLFSGRTVRAALDALSDVGRPASVQLAVLVDRGHRQLPIRADYVGKNIPTALAENVKVTLAETDGADEVRLYPGAAA, encoded by the coding sequence GTGGCCTACCCACCGGCTGCCCAGTCGCCGCCGTCGCGACAACCCTCGGTGAAGGTGATCCTCGCCGCAGCCGACGTGTCGCGCGTGGTCGACCGCATCGCCCACCAGATCCTGGAGAAGACCCAGGGCGCCGCCGACAGCGTCCTGCTCGGCATACCCACCCGCGGCGTCCCGCTCGCGAGGCGCCTCGCCGCCCGGATCAGCACCTTCGAGGACGTGACCGTCCCGGTCGGTGTGCTTGACATCACGCTCTACCGCGACGACCTGCGCCGGCAGGCCACCCGCGCGGTTGGGCCGACCGAGCTGCCCAGCGGCGGCATCGACGGCCGGCGGGTGATTCTGGTCGACGACGTGCTCTTCTCCGGCCGTACCGTGCGGGCCGCCCTCGACGCGCTCAGCGACGTCGGCCGGCCGGCCTCCGTGCAGCTCGCCGTCCTGGTCGACCGCGGCCACCGCCAGCTGCCGATCCGCGCCGACTACGTCGGCAAGAACATCCCCACCGCGCTCGCCGAGAACGTCAAGGTCACCCTCGCGGAGACCGACGGGGCGGACGAGGTCCGGCTGTACCCGGGAGCCGCCGCGTGA